In Hamadaea flava, a genomic segment contains:
- a CDS encoding SDR family oxidoreductase, whose translation MTTILVTGGTGTLGRQVVPLLRQTGAKVRVLSRNAANGDVVADLLTGEGVADAVDGAEIVLHLAGAQKGDDIATRNLVAAARTAGVRHLVYISVIGVGRVPLAWLRMKEAAEQAVGESGVPWTILRAAQFHDLVRTTLRGMTKSPIVPVPGGLRFQPVDARDVAKRLVELALGEPSGLVPDLAGPRVYDMRELIAGYLRTTGKRRLLLPVRIPGAAGKAYRSGANLTVTGADLGSRTWEEFLN comes from the coding sequence ATGACGACGATTCTGGTGACCGGGGGCACGGGGACGCTGGGCCGCCAGGTGGTGCCGCTGCTGCGGCAGACCGGCGCGAAGGTACGGGTGCTGAGCCGCAACGCGGCCAACGGCGATGTGGTCGCCGACCTGCTGACCGGGGAGGGCGTGGCGGACGCCGTCGACGGAGCGGAGATCGTCCTGCACCTGGCCGGTGCGCAGAAGGGCGACGACATCGCCACCCGCAACCTGGTCGCGGCGGCGCGGACGGCCGGCGTACGCCATCTGGTGTACATCTCGGTGATCGGGGTCGGCCGGGTGCCGCTGGCCTGGCTGCGAATGAAGGAGGCGGCCGAGCAGGCGGTCGGGGAGTCGGGCGTACCGTGGACGATTCTGCGCGCTGCGCAGTTCCACGACCTCGTCCGCACGACGCTGCGAGGGATGACGAAGTCGCCGATCGTTCCGGTGCCCGGCGGGCTGCGCTTCCAGCCGGTGGACGCCCGGGACGTCGCCAAGCGCCTGGTGGAACTCGCACTCGGCGAGCCGTCCGGACTCGTGCCGGACCTGGCCGGGCCGCGCGTCTACGACATGCGCGAACTGATCGCCGGCTACCTGCGGACGACCGGCAAGCGGCGGCTGCTCCTGCCGGTCCGGATCCCCGGCGCGGCCGGGAAGGCGTACCGGAGCGGGGCGAACCTGACCGTCACCGGCGCGGACCTCGGCTCGCGTACCTGGGAAGAGTTCCTGAACTAA
- a CDS encoding lysophospholipid acyltransferase family protein, whose amino-acid sequence MLLQSAVRPIATAVLRLAFWPTVEGRDNVPRRGPVIFAVNHISALDSFLISPLSPRRVAFMAKSEYFVRRGALGWLMRTALVGTDAIPVSRTDSRSALGSLDVAAAHLAKGGAFGIHPEGSRSRDGRLYRGRTGVAWLALETGAAVVPVAVSGTDRILPVGARIPRPGRITVRFGQPLHFDGSEGKTANQARRVVTDKIMDAIAKLSDQERASSYADLPTD is encoded by the coding sequence GTGCTGCTGCAATCCGCCGTACGCCCCATCGCCACCGCGGTGCTCCGTCTCGCGTTCTGGCCGACCGTCGAGGGCCGCGACAACGTGCCGCGCCGGGGCCCGGTCATCTTCGCGGTGAATCACATCTCGGCCCTGGACAGCTTCCTCATCTCGCCGTTGTCGCCGCGCCGGGTCGCGTTCATGGCCAAGAGCGAGTACTTCGTCCGCAGGGGCGCACTCGGCTGGCTGATGCGTACCGCACTGGTCGGGACCGACGCCATCCCGGTCAGCCGCACCGACTCCCGGTCCGCGCTCGGTTCGCTCGACGTCGCCGCCGCGCACCTCGCGAAGGGCGGTGCGTTCGGCATTCACCCGGAGGGCAGCAGGTCGCGTGATGGGCGGCTCTACCGTGGGCGTACCGGGGTGGCGTGGCTCGCCCTGGAGACCGGCGCGGCGGTCGTGCCGGTCGCGGTCAGCGGCACCGATCGCATCCTGCCGGTCGGCGCGCGGATTCCCCGGCCGGGCCGCATCACCGTCCGGTTCGGACAGCCGCTGCACTTCGACGGCTCCGAGGGCAAGACCGCGAACCAGGCGCGCCGAGTGGTCACCGACAAGATCATGGACGCGATCGCGAAGCTGTCCGACCAAGAACGCGCATCGTCGTACGCCGATCTCCCGACAGACTGA
- a CDS encoding NAD(P)-dependent oxidoreductase, with amino-acid sequence MKITVCGATGRIGQELVKRALVDGHDVTAIVRDPSRLPVRADRLDVVVADVFDGEAIAPAIKGRDAVLSAVGPRPDGPTTVCSDTAAALRWALRETGVRRLIVVSASGPYVDGGDDPLTRYAVKPVLRRVLREGWADLVRAEEVVRSSGLDWTILRPSRLTDKPGTGRVRRRLDRNLPLGMFTPRAEVAVEMLRVLRDPTTFGHSIALAR; translated from the coding sequence ATGAAGATCACCGTTTGCGGCGCCACCGGGCGGATCGGGCAGGAACTCGTGAAGCGGGCGCTGGTCGACGGCCACGACGTCACCGCGATCGTTCGTGACCCGAGCCGGTTGCCCGTCCGCGCCGACCGCCTAGATGTGGTGGTGGCCGACGTCTTCGACGGAGAGGCGATCGCGCCCGCGATCAAGGGGCGCGACGCCGTCCTCTCGGCGGTCGGCCCGCGGCCCGACGGTCCCACCACGGTGTGCAGCGACACCGCCGCCGCCTTGCGCTGGGCGCTGCGGGAGACCGGCGTACGCCGGCTGATCGTGGTCTCGGCGTCAGGGCCCTATGTGGACGGTGGCGACGATCCGCTGACCCGGTACGCCGTCAAGCCGGTCCTGCGCCGGGTGCTGCGCGAAGGCTGGGCCGACCTGGTGCGCGCCGAAGAAGTCGTGCGGTCCAGCGGGCTGGACTGGACGATCCTGCGGCCGTCCCGGCTGACCGACAAGCCCGGGACCGGCCGCGTACGCCGTCGGCTGGACCGGAATCTGCCGCTGGGCATGTTCACGCCCCGCGCCGAGGTGGCCGTCGAGATGCTGCGCGTACTGCGGGATCCGACGACCTTCGGGCACTCGATCGCCCTCGCTCGCTGA
- a CDS encoding SCO4226 family nickel-binding protein, whose product MPTFMDVHTGFVNATAEDLRKAHEADLAVEADEMVHFEKAWLDPISGKAFCLSTGPDKEAVMRVHSKAGHATSEVYEVPIEV is encoded by the coding sequence ATGCCCACGTTCATGGACGTGCACACCGGGTTCGTCAACGCCACCGCGGAAGACCTGCGGAAAGCGCATGAGGCCGATCTCGCGGTAGAGGCCGACGAGATGGTGCACTTCGAGAAGGCATGGCTCGATCCGATCTCCGGCAAGGCGTTCTGCCTGTCGACCGGACCGGACAAGGAGGCGGTGATGCGCGTGCATTCGAAGGCCGGGCACGCCACCTCCGAGGTCTACGAGGTGCCGATCGAGGTCTGA
- a CDS encoding TetR/AcrR family transcriptional regulator: MAQTRDVILDAALTVIRERGLGKATTKAIAQEAGFSEAALYKHFADKEEIFLGVLQERSPGFPPLHAALAAKPGSGTVEANLIAIATAAMAFYHENFPLLGSIFAEHRVFETHRTRLTQRGAGPHKVNQAVAGYLTGEQQAGRVRTDADVKAAADLLLGCCFQQAFLSHYQGRPVGREAAERYVRALLPTFVP; encoded by the coding sequence GTGGCGCAGACCCGGGACGTGATCCTCGACGCGGCGCTGACCGTGATCCGCGAACGCGGCCTCGGCAAGGCCACCACCAAGGCGATCGCGCAGGAGGCCGGGTTCTCCGAAGCCGCGCTGTACAAGCACTTCGCCGACAAGGAGGAGATCTTCCTCGGCGTACTGCAGGAACGGTCGCCCGGCTTTCCGCCGCTGCACGCCGCGTTGGCGGCCAAACCCGGCAGCGGCACGGTCGAGGCCAACCTGATCGCGATCGCGACCGCGGCGATGGCGTTCTACCACGAGAACTTCCCACTCCTGGGCTCGATCTTCGCCGAGCACCGAGTGTTCGAGACGCATCGGACACGGCTGACCCAGCGGGGCGCCGGCCCGCACAAGGTGAATCAAGCGGTCGCCGGCTACCTGACGGGCGAGCAACAGGCGGGCCGCGTACGCACCGACGCCGACGTGAAAGCGGCCGCCGATCTGCTCCTGGGCTGTTGCTTCCAGCAGGCCTTTCTCAGTCACTACCAGGGTCGGCCGGTCGGCCGGGAAGCCGCCGAACGCTACGTCCGCGCGCTCCTGCCCACCTTCGTGCCCTGA